A part of Terriglobales bacterium genomic DNA contains:
- a CDS encoding DUF4162 domain-containing protein: protein VRSGKLDEITAAESRYKVVRVSWVGTADARSILAALPNVSNVTVQDSEAVFRFTGSDEQLAQIPGELTARGVRVLSFSEVKQTVEELYLKLSTNEVM from the coding sequence GTGCGCAGCGGCAAGCTCGACGAGATCACCGCCGCTGAAAGCCGGTACAAAGTAGTACGGGTGAGCTGGGTAGGAACTGCCGATGCGAGAAGCATTCTGGCCGCGCTTCCCAACGTGTCGAACGTTACCGTGCAGGATTCCGAGGCTGTGTTCCGCTTCACCGGGAGCGATGAGCAACTAGCTCAGATTCCGGGCGAACTCACCGCCCGAGGGGTTCGCGTTCTCTCTTTCAGCGAAGTGAAGCAGACAGTCGAAGAGCTCTATCTCAAGCTCTCCACCAACGAGGTGATGTAG